One window from the genome of Gopherus evgoodei ecotype Sinaloan lineage chromosome 2, rGopEvg1_v1.p, whole genome shotgun sequence encodes:
- the LOC115644890 gene encoding C-C chemokine receptor type 9-like gives MGSSSVLSLYNNPFNSTDLICEKSHTQQFAQTFLPAFFWIVFLTGTLGNALVIFVYWTYRYRKSITDRYLLHLAIADLLLVFTLPFWAKAASDGWTLKNVMCKILNSMYKINFYSCMLFLTSISFDRYITIVRAMKAKNSKRKRLLCSKLVCFGVWLIATALCIPEIVYSESKQVSNTTTCKMVYPATVTRTTKVTVLALKIAIGFLLPLFVMVTCYAFIIHTLLQGKRSQKHKSLKIIIVIITAFLLSQLPYNGILLVKTINAYTMVIYDCKTSDNIDFGFQVTQSIAFLHSCLNPFLYVFAGERFRKALFKALENVTHWTGKSREQSSFIYDSQDGSSNKSSALLGR, from the coding sequence ATGGGTTCTAGTTCTGTGTTATCTCTGTACAACAACCCGTTTAACTCCACAGACCTCATTTGTGAAAAAAGTCACACTCAGCAGTTTGCTCAAACTTTCCTGCCAGCATTTTTCTGGATTGTATTCCTCACTGGTACACTAGGTAATGCCTTAGTCATCTTTGTCTACTGGACATACAGATATAGGAAGAGCATCACTGACAGATACCTGCTGCACCTGGCCATTGCTGATCTACTCCTTGTTTTCACTCTCCCTTTCTGGGCAAAAGCAGCTTCAGATGGCTGGACCTTGAAGAATGTCATGTGTAAAATTCTCAATAGCATGTATAAGATCAACTTCTACAGCTGTATGTTGTTTCTGACATCCATTAGTTTTGACAGGTACATTACAATTGTCCGGGCCATGAAAGCTAAGAACTCTAAGCGAAAAAGGCTTCTGTGCAGTAAACTAGTTTGCTTTGGCGTTTGGCTGATTGCAACAGCCTTATGCATCCCGGAAATAGTATACAGTGAATCTAAGCAAGTTAGTAATACAACTACCTGCAAGATGGTATACCCTGCCACAGTGACCCGAACCACCAAAGTTACTGTCCTAGCTTTGAAAATCGCAATAGGattcctccttcctctcttcGTCATGGTTACTTGTTATGCTTTTATAATTCATACCCTCCTTCAAGGCAAAAGATCCCAAAAGCACAAATCATTAAAGATCATCATCGTTATTATCACAgctttcctcctctcccagttGCCCTACAATGGCATTTTGCTGGTCAAAACTATCAATGCCTATACCATGGTCATATATGACTGCAAAACCTCTGATAACATTGACTTCGGATTCCAGGTAACTCAGAGCATCGCCTTCCTTCACAGCTGCCTGAACCCCTTCCTCTATGTGTTTGCTGGGGAGAGATTCCGTAAAGCCCTCTTTAAAGCTCTGGAGAACGTGACTCATTGGACTGGCAAGAGCCGAGAACAGAGCTCTTTCATATATGATAGCCAAGATGGGAGCTCAAATAAGTCCTCTGCATTGCTGGGACGGTGA